AGAGTTACCTAAGTCTTACCTCAGAGCTACCTAAGAGCTACCTTTTATAGAGGTAACTCTGAAGTAATATTCAGATAGCTGAATATTTTCTCTTAACTGGCTTTATTATAACAAAATCCGGTCGTTGACTACTTAACTTCACGGCATGGTTACTCCGCGGTAAAGCCCTAAGATTTTGTACATTTATCTCAATACCCAAAAAACCTGACAATGAACATAGGAAGAAGATACACCTTCAGAGAGTTTGTATACTGGACAAGGAGACATATCTACAAGCTCTTCTTTCTGGCCCTGATCCCAACCATACTCTACCACCTGGGCCTTACTTTCTTATCCATCACCTGGGTACCCGTTGCATTATTAGGTACAGCGGTATCCTTCATTGTCGGTTTCAAGAATAACACCAGTTATTCCCGGCTATGGGAAGCAAGGATCATATATGGCAGCATTGTTAATAGCAGCAGGGCCTTCGCCGTGATGGTCAGAGATTTTGTAAAGGACGATACTGATATTAAAACCATTTTCCACCGGCATTTTGCCTGGCTTACGGCGCTTCGCTATCAATTAAGAGAGCCCAGGGTCTGGGAAAATATGACCAACCCGGAAAACGTGGAATATGCGGCGCTTTACAGCATTCCGGAAAAGCAGACCACCATGGAAGAAGAGTTAAAGAAATACCTGCCGGATGAAGAACTCCACTATATCCTCGCAAAAAAGAACAAAGCTACACAGTTGATGGCCATGCAATCCAGGCATATTAACAACTTAAGACTAACAGATCTTCAGCTGATGCAATTACAGCAATCAGTGACCGCTTTCTACGATTGCCAGGGAAGAGCAGAGAGGATCAAAAACTTTCCTTATCCCCGGCACTTTTCCTCTATTGCCAGTTACCTGCTCTATTTCTTTGTGCTGTTAGTACCCTTTGGTCTGCTCAATGAATTTCAGAAGCTGGGGAACGGTACCATGATAGAAGGTTATTCTATCTGGCTGAACATCCCTTTCTCCTTATTGCTATCCTGGGTGTTTGTAGCTTTGGATGTTGTAGGAGAAAGTTCCAACAACCCTTTTGAAGGCAGCGCTAACGATGTACCTATCAGTAACATTTCCCGAACTATAGAAATAGATATGCGGGATATGCTGGATGAAGCAGAACTCCCCTCTCCTACCACACCACAAAACAACATCTTAATGTAAGGCCCATGAAAAACACAGGTGTGAATAACGGTTTGATGGAAGAGTTTTTTGCTTAGATATTATTCACTATACATGATGAAAATGCAAGCTGATTGTAATAACAATTGGTTTGCATTTTTAGTTGGTGGCTGAGTGATTTTGAAGAAGAGGAATTTGTACTTTTGCAGTGTAAAAATGTTCCACTATATGACAAACAAAGAATACATTCAAAGAATTGAGAACGGTTTATTGGAGCAAAGAAGAAGAATTGAATCTTCCAAGGAAGCCGCTGCAGCTTTAATAGATTCTTTAGGCATTAGACACCTGCTTATTCCTATGACAGAAGAAGAAATAAAAGCAGCTGCAGAAAAGAGAACTTTAGAGAATAAAGTATGTAAATAATATTTTTATCAGACTAACTCAGTTAAATGTTAACCTCAGAATCCAAATTCATATACACTTCCGATCCGGGATTAGTATTAGGCTTTCATGGTTGTGAAGAAGCCATTAGAGATGCCGTTGTTTCAGGAAACATGATGTTAAAAGCCAGCCAAAACAAATATGATTGGCTGGGATATGGTTTTTATTTCTGGCAAAATAATTATGAGCGAGCTCTGGATTTTGCTACTAATCCTCCTGGCAAAAAAGAGATCGGGAAACCAGCCGTACTTGGCGCCGTACTCAGCCTAGGAAGCTGTTTAGACTTAACAGACAAAAAACATATTAAATCTGTCCAATTTTCCTACGAAAATCTAAAGGTGTCTGCTATATCAGAAAATAAAAAACTACCTGTAAATAAGAATTCGAAAGACTCAAAAGATTGCGTCCTTAGAGAACTTGATTGTTCTGTCATTGAAAATCTACATGAATCAATGAGAATTTTACAGACTCCCCCCTTCGACTCCACCCGTGGCGTCTTCATCGAAGGCTCCCCTATCTACGAAAACGCCGGCTTCCATGAAAAAACACATATCCAGATATGCGTCAGAAACCCTAACTGCATAAAAGGCTTCTTCATCCCACGTGAAGAAGTGCAATGGCCGGAACCCGAAAAACTACACTTCATCATCCCGGATAATAGCACTGTTCAGGAAACACCCGCATACTATTCAACCTATCTAACTCAGTAACAGCGTCAGCAACACTGCCCCCTGCCCCAGTACCCCTCCGATCACCGCCGCCACCGCATCCATAAAATCATGATGCCCCTTCCCCGTAACCAGGGAAAACAACTCAAACCCATAACTGATCCCCAGATTTCCAATCAGGGCAAACACCGCCCCGTATACCAACTCCCCCGGGAACAGGAAAAACCCCGCTAACTGCAACACAATCCCCATCGGGATACCCACATAGAAATGTTTCCATTTGTCAGGTGCTATCTTCATAAGAGCCGAAATATAAGCAAAACTTAACCTGTCATTCTGTCATTTTTTTATGTATTTTTGCCCTTCTAAATTCAGACAGTGCATGTTGGATACCGTACCTAAAGTACATGATGAGAACCGCCAGGGCGAAGCAATCGCTCCGCAGGCCGGAGATACGCGTACCTACGCAAAAAAGTTTTATATAGAAAGTTATGGCTGTGCCATGAACTTTAACGATAGTGAGATTGTGGCCTCCATCCTCAATAAAGAAGGTTTCGGAGCCACCAGGGACGTGGAAGAAGCCGACCTCGTACTCCTCAACACCTGCTCCATCCGTGAAAAAGCCGAACAAACCGTCCGGAAACGCCTTACGGAGTTCAAAAGCATCAAAAAAGCCAAACCGGGCTTCCTGGTAGGAGTTTTAGGCTGCATGGCGGAACGCCTCAAATCCAAATTCCTCGAAGAAGAAAAACTGGTAGATATGGTGGTTGGACCGGATTCCTACCGCTCCCTGCCCGGCCTTATAGAAGAAGCCTCCACCGGCCAGAAAGCCATTAACGTACTGCTCAGCCGGGAAGAAACGTATGCAGACATCAGCCCTGTACGCCTCAACAGC
This DNA window, taken from Chitinophaga niabensis, encodes the following:
- a CDS encoding bestrophin family protein, whose protein sequence is MNIGRRYTFREFVYWTRRHIYKLFFLALIPTILYHLGLTFLSITWVPVALLGTAVSFIVGFKNNTSYSRLWEARIIYGSIVNSSRAFAVMVRDFVKDDTDIKTIFHRHFAWLTALRYQLREPRVWENMTNPENVEYAALYSIPEKQTTMEEELKKYLPDEELHYILAKKNKATQLMAMQSRHINNLRLTDLQLMQLQQSVTAFYDCQGRAERIKNFPYPRHFSSIASYLLYFFVLLVPFGLLNEFQKLGNGTMIEGYSIWLNIPFSLLLSWVFVALDVVGESSNNPFEGSANDVPISNISRTIEIDMRDMLDEAELPSPTTPQNNILM